DNA from Thermoleophilum album:
TGAGCCCAGTTGGCCGGCGCACGGTCATCTCTGCGTTTGAGAAACGTATGGCGACGGAGGTCCGGCATCCAACCTTTGGTTACAAGGTGACGTATCGCCGCGCTCTCGAATTGCAGGCGCGAATCCTGGCGGCGGCGCTTCTCGGCGAAATCCCGGCTTATCGTCCCTTTACGACGCGCTGATGCGCAATAGGTACCTGCTCTGCTACGACGTTTGCGACGACGCACGACTACGTCGGGCAGCACGTATAGCCGAGGCCTACGGTGACCGGGTCCAGTATTCGGTGTTCTTGTGCGACCTGACGCGGATGGAGCGGGTCGCTCTCGAGGCGGAGCTTCGAAGGGCGCTACATGCTCATGAGGACCGCGTTTTCCTAGTGAATCTCGGCCCGGCGCGCGACTCGAGTGCTAGGCGGATCAGATGGATTGTAGGCGGGCCGCCCGGCCCTGATTCCAAGGAACCCTTGATTTTCTGATGGGGCTAGCCGGTCGGCTTGCGCCATGGAGCCCGATCACGCGCCCCCTTGGCCGGCTCCAGCAGTTGCGGGCCCCGCTTGTTAGCGGTAGGATCTGGAAATGCGAGCGGCCAGGTTCTCTCAGAAAACCCGGTTCCTGC
Protein-coding regions in this window:
- the cas2 gene encoding CRISPR-associated endonuclease Cas2, with the protein product MRNRYLLCYDVCDDARLRRAARIAEAYGDRVQYSVFLCDLTRMERVALEAELRRALHAHEDRVFLVNLGPARDSSARRIRWIVGGPPGPDSKEPLIF